The Candidatus Methylomirabilis limnetica DNA window GCGGCGCAGGCGCGGCAGCGCTATTTGCCGCAGGGATTCACCCAGCGAAGGCCCGGAAAGCGGGCGAAGTCCGCGTCGGTCGAATACGGTACGTAGCCGCGCTCGATCGCCAGCGCGGCGGGATGATCGCTGGTTGGAGATTGCGGTGACCGACACGGGGATCGGGATCGCGGAGGAGGACCTGCCGAAGCTCTTCAATCCGCTCGTCCAGCTCGATTCCGGCCTGGCGCGCCGGCACGGCGGCGTGGGGCTGGGACTGGCGCTCGCGCACCGGCTGGCCAGGCTGCACGGCGACACGATCGAAGTAGAAAGTGAACCCGGCAAAGGCAGCACCTTCACGCTGCGTTTGTCCATACGGGAAGAATCATGAACGAAGCGAAGAAAACCGCGCGGATACTGGTGGTTGACGACGATGAAAGAAACCGTAGGCTGCTGATCGCAATGCTCGAGGCCGAGGGCTATACGGTGCAGGAGGCGGTAGACGGCGAGCGCGCGCTCGAACTCGTGCGGCAGAGTCCGCCGGACATCATCCTGCTGGACATCATGTTGCCGGGCATCGATGGCTACGATTTGGCGCGCCTACTCAAGGCAAACGCCGCCACTCAGGCCATTCCCATCATCATGGTCACCGCGCTCGACGACCGTGCATCGCGGCTGCGCGGGCTGGAAGCCGGGGCGGAGGAATTCGTCACCAAGCCCGTGGACCGCAACGAGCTTCGCGTCCGCGTGCATAACCTGCTGCGCCTGAAGGAGTTCAGCGACTTTCTCGCCGATCACAACCGGATACTCGAAGAGCGGGTCATGGAGCGGACCGC harbors:
- a CDS encoding ATP-binding protein, whose product is MEIAVTDTGIGIAEEDLPKLFNPLVQLDSGLARRHGGVGLGLALAHRLARLHGDTIEVESEPGKGSTFTLRLSIREES